A genomic segment from Drosophila willistoni isolate 14030-0811.24 chromosome 2L unlocalized genomic scaffold, UCI_dwil_1.1 Seg168, whole genome shotgun sequence encodes:
- the LOC6652409 gene encoding uncharacterized protein LOC6652409 isoform X1: MNKLIPFSKMVSQLTILLLSLMLRLYICEAGRNWDSQPISISSNSTDENLLKMDLHLERKGRGEFGFTGTVYWNFDVDEKTMVEMLIYRSTTGSESDYKLTPWSIPKQNFIEYLDTFYKDIILKNFKDCSDLPDFGDKYVPPFPQKNYTINACKVQGDGLPDVVPEGFYKMVAQVENPMMVYISVVLKITTKYY; encoded by the exons ATGAATAAGTTAATCCCATTTAGTAAAATGGTTTCCCAATTGACAATATTGTTGCTGAGTCTAATGCTAAGATTGTATATTTGTGAAGCCGGG CGAAATTGGGATTCTCAGCCGATATCGATTAGCAGCAACAGTACAGATGAAAACCTCCTGAAAATGGATCTGCATCTTGAGCGCAAGGGTCGGGGTGAATTTGGATTTACAGGCACAGTTTATTGGAATTTCGATGTCGACGAGAAGACCATG GTAGAGATGCTCATTTATCGCAGCACAACAGGCAGCGAGAGCGATTACAAGTTGACTCCTTGGTCCATACCGAAGCAGAATTTTATAGAATATCTGGACACCTTTTACAAGGATATTATTCTCAAGAACTTTAAGGATTGCTCAGATTTGCCTGATTTCGGGGATAAATATGTACCTCCTTTTCCGCAAAAGAACTACACAATTAACGCTTGTAAGGTTCAGGGTGATGGCTTACCGGACGTTGTCCCCGAAGGCTTCTATAAAATGGTGGCACAAGTTGAGAATCCCATGATGGTATACATATCagttgttttaaaaataacaacaaaatattattga
- the LOC6652411 gene encoding uncharacterized protein LOC6652411 — protein MLSNSRFLLVGLCVVILLLGNCSGKRNWEYELVSLTPYSSDEALLNTSGRVERIKRGEFGLTIGIDLNYVMDETTMIEATAERSNTGDESDYKPIPWTIPLQTHPEFMKEYYNDIVTTNLGPCSNLPAYEDDYTPPFPQGNYLMEKCIPNGDGFPEIAPEGFYRIQIKFTGPVDWGYICIVKVTTKVL, from the exons ATGCTTTCTAATTCGCGTTTTTTGTTAGTTGGACTTTGTGTAGTGATCCTCTTGCTTGGTAACTGCTCGGGAAAG CGCAACTGGGAGTACGAGCTGGTTTCCCTCACCCCGTATTCCTCAGACGAGGCCCTACTGAATACGTCAGGACGAGTGGAGCGTATTAAAAGAGGCGAGTTTGGTTTGACAATCGGAATCGATCTTAACTATGTTATGGACGAAACAACTATG ATTGAAGCGACTGCTGAACGCAGTAACACAGGAGATGAAAGTGACTATAAACCAATACCCTGGACTATACCATTGCAGACACATCCAGAATTCATGAAGGAATATTACAATGATATAGTTACAACGAATCTGGGTCCGTGTTCCAATTTACCAGCATATGAGGACGATTATACACCGCCATTTCCCCAGGGTAACTACCTTATGGAGAAATGTATCCCCAATGGTGATGGATTTCCGGAAATTGCACCTGAAGGATTTTACagaattcaaatcaaattcaCAGGACCGGTGGACTGGGGATATATTTGTATTGTGAAGGTCACGACAAAAGTGTTGTGA
- the LOC6652409 gene encoding uncharacterized protein LOC6652409 isoform X2 — protein sequence MKRNWDSQPISISSNSTDENLLKMDLHLERKGRGEFGFTGTVYWNFDVDEKTMVEMLIYRSTTGSESDYKLTPWSIPKQNFIEYLDTFYKDIILKNFKDCSDLPDFGDKYVPPFPQKNYTINACKVQGDGLPDVVPEGFYKMVAQVENPMMVYISVVLKITTKYY from the exons ATGAAGCGAAATTGGGATTCTCAGCCGATATCGATTAGCAGCAACAGTACAGATGAAAACCTCCTGAAAATGGATCTGCATCTTGAGCGCAAGGGTCGGGGTGAATTTGGATTTACAGGCACAGTTTATTGGAATTTCGATGTCGACGAGAAGACCATG GTAGAGATGCTCATTTATCGCAGCACAACAGGCAGCGAGAGCGATTACAAGTTGACTCCTTGGTCCATACCGAAGCAGAATTTTATAGAATATCTGGACACCTTTTACAAGGATATTATTCTCAAGAACTTTAAGGATTGCTCAGATTTGCCTGATTTCGGGGATAAATATGTACCTCCTTTTCCGCAAAAGAACTACACAATTAACGCTTGTAAGGTTCAGGGTGATGGCTTACCGGACGTTGTCCCCGAAGGCTTCTATAAAATGGTGGCACAAGTTGAGAATCCCATGATGGTATACATATCagttgttttaaaaataacaacaaaatattattga
- the LOC6652410 gene encoding uncharacterized protein LOC6652410: MWDYEPISIEPFTSDESLLKIDARIDRIKRGEFAISSTILWDYDADESTMVEATAYHSSSGDEKDYKLLPWTIPKQPFFEYLNTYYKDVVLKNVGDCSNLPRFEGKFQPPWPRNTYFLDKCVSQGEGLPQVAPSGFYKIIFVTSGQVKWGFNIIVKVFPKSF, from the exons ATGTGGGACTATGAACCTATATCTATTGAGCCTTTCACTTCGGATGAAAGTCTGCTGAAAATTGATGCACGTATTGACCGAATCAAGCGAGGCGAGTTCGCCATTTCCTCAACAATCTTATGGGACTATGATGCAGATGAGTCGACCATG GTGGAGGCCACTGCTTATCACAGCAGTTCAGGTGATGAGAAAGACTACAAGTTATTGCCATGGACGATACCCAAGCAACCCTTTTTTGAGTATCTGAACACATACTATAAGGATGTGGTTCTTAAGAATGTTGGCGATTGCTCAAATCTGCCGAGATTCGAGGGTAAATTTCAGCCACCCTGGCCCAGGAACACATATTTTTTGGACAAATGCGTTTCCCAAGGTGAAGGTCTGCCCCAAGTAGCACCATCCGGATTTTATAAGATTATCTTCGTAACAAGTGGTCAAGTGAAATGGGGCTTTAATATTATTGTAAAAGTTTTCCCAAAATCCTTTTGA